One stretch of Chlamydia abortus DNA includes these proteins:
- the rplD gene encoding 50S ribosomal protein L4: protein MVLLSKFDFFGNKAGEVELPDAFFAQEGSGLQLVKDYLVAIRANKRQWSACTRNRSEVSHSTKKPFRQKGTGNARQGCLAAPQFRGGGIVFGPKPKFDQHVRINKKEKRAAIRLLLSQKIQTNHLIVADDSVFTNSLTSPKTKEALRFLKSCNVECRGVLFIDDLEHAQNNESLRLSLRNLPAVRGFTYGMNINGYDLVSARNIVISEKALNRLSGHLISAMKD from the coding sequence ATGGTTTTATTATCAAAGTTTGATTTTTTTGGGAATAAGGCAGGAGAGGTGGAATTACCAGATGCCTTTTTTGCTCAGGAAGGAAGTGGACTTCAATTAGTGAAGGACTATCTTGTGGCCATCCGCGCCAATAAGAGACAGTGGTCCGCATGTACGAGAAATCGTTCAGAAGTAAGCCATTCTACTAAAAAGCCTTTTAGACAAAAAGGTACAGGAAATGCTCGTCAAGGGTGTTTAGCAGCTCCTCAGTTTCGAGGAGGGGGTATCGTTTTTGGCCCTAAGCCTAAATTTGATCAACACGTTCGTATTAATAAAAAAGAGAAAAGAGCAGCAATTCGTTTGTTGTTATCTCAAAAGATTCAAACGAATCATTTGATTGTAGCTGATGACAGTGTATTCACGAACAGTTTAACTTCTCCAAAGACAAAAGAAGCTTTGAGATTTTTAAAATCCTGTAATGTGGAATGTCGCGGGGTGCTTTTCATCGATGATTTAGAGCATGCTCAAAATAACGAAAGTTTAAGACTAAGCTTGCGTAATCTGCCTGCTGTGCGCGGTTTTACGTATGGAATGAATATCAATGGATATGACCTAGTCTCTGCCCGCAATATAGTGATTTCCGAAAAGGCTCTTAATAGACTCTCCGGGCATCTTATTTCTGCAATGAAAGATTAA
- the rplB gene encoding 50S ribosomal protein L2, which yields MFKKFKPVTPGTRQLVLPAFDELTTQGELSGKKTRKSVRPNKKLSFFKKSSGGRDNLGHISCRHRGGGAKRLYRVIDFKRNKDGIEAKVVSVEYDPNRSAYIALLSYADGEKRYILAPKGIKRGDQVISGEGSPFKLGCCMTLKSMPLGSTVHNIEMRPHSGGKLVRSAGLAAQVIAKTPGYVTLKMPSGEFRMLNEGCRATIGEVSNSDHNLCVDGKAGRKRWKGIRPTVRGTAMNPVDHPHGGGEGRHNGYIPRTPWGKVTKGLKTRDKRKSNKWIVKDRRK from the coding sequence ATGTTTAAAAAGTTTAAGCCAGTAACTCCAGGAACTAGACAGTTGGTTCTTCCGGCTTTTGATGAGCTGACCACACAGGGAGAGTTGTCAGGAAAGAAAACGAGAAAAAGCGTTCGACCAAATAAAAAACTATCATTTTTCAAAAAGAGTTCCGGTGGTCGTGATAATTTAGGTCACATTTCCTGCCGTCATCGCGGTGGAGGAGCTAAGCGCCTGTATCGAGTGATCGACTTTAAGCGCAATAAAGATGGTATCGAAGCTAAAGTAGTTTCTGTTGAGTACGATCCAAATCGTTCCGCTTACATCGCTTTATTGAGTTATGCCGATGGAGAAAAACGTTACATACTTGCTCCAAAAGGCATAAAAAGAGGAGATCAAGTGATCTCAGGAGAAGGCAGCCCTTTCAAATTGGGTTGTTGTATGACTTTAAAAAGTATGCCTTTAGGGTCAACTGTTCATAATATTGAGATGAGACCCCATTCTGGAGGGAAATTAGTAAGATCCGCAGGTTTAGCTGCTCAGGTGATTGCTAAAACTCCAGGATATGTTACATTAAAAATGCCTTCAGGCGAATTTCGCATGTTAAATGAAGGTTGTCGAGCGACTATCGGCGAAGTTTCTAATTCAGATCACAATTTATGTGTTGATGGTAAAGCAGGAAGAAAACGTTGGAAAGGCATTCGCCCAACCGTTCGTGGTACTGCTATGAACCCTGTTGATCACCCTCACGGAGGTGGTGAAGGCCGTCATAACGGTTATATTCCTCGTACTCCTTGGGGTAAAGTCACGAAAGGATTAAAAACTCGTGATAAGCGTAAAAGCAATAAGTGGATAGTTAAAGATCGTAGGAAATAG
- the rplC gene encoding 50S ribosomal protein L3 has protein sequence MQSQLSLMGKKEGMIHVFDKDGNLVACSVISMSSNVVTQIKVDSTDGYNAIQMGANEINVPEKTLHKRVNKPSIGHFKKSGSRVFRELKEVRLSEEAVNEVSLGSEFGLEVFESVSSIDVSGVSKGKGFQGVMKRFGFRGGPQSHGSGFHRHAGSIGMRSTPGRCFPGSKRPSHMGTVNVTVKNLEVIKIDLEKKVLLVKGAIPGPRGSVVVVRRSSRAKG, from the coding sequence ATGCAATCTCAGCTTAGCTTAATGGGAAAAAAGGAAGGCATGATTCATGTCTTTGACAAAGATGGAAATCTAGTTGCGTGTTCAGTAATTAGCATGAGTTCCAATGTTGTTACTCAGATAAAAGTTGATTCAACAGATGGTTACAACGCTATTCAAATGGGCGCCAATGAAATCAATGTTCCAGAAAAAACATTGCACAAACGTGTGAATAAACCCAGTATCGGACATTTTAAAAAGTCCGGTTCTCGTGTTTTTCGTGAGTTAAAGGAAGTTCGCCTTTCAGAAGAAGCCGTAAATGAAGTTTCTCTAGGAAGCGAGTTCGGTTTGGAAGTCTTTGAAAGTGTTTCTTCCATAGACGTTAGCGGTGTTTCTAAAGGTAAAGGATTTCAAGGGGTCATGAAAAGATTTGGATTCCGTGGAGGCCCTCAAAGTCACGGCTCAGGATTCCATCGTCATGCCGGTTCTATAGGAATGCGGTCGACTCCTGGACGATGCTTCCCAGGAAGTAAACGTCCTAGCCATATGGGTACTGTGAACGTAACTGTTAAGAATTTAGAAGTAATAAAAATAGATTTAGAGAAAAAAGTTTTGCTAGTGAAGGGAGCAATTCCTGGTCCTAGAGGTTCTGTTGTTGTCGTCAGACGTTCTTCCAGAGCAAAAGGGTAA
- the rpsS gene encoding 30S ribosomal protein S19, which translates to MSRSLRKGPFVDHSLIKKVRAMNLLEKKTPIKTWSRRSMITPEMIGHTFEVHNGKKFLTVFVSETMVGHKLGEFSPTRIFKSHPVKKG; encoded by the coding sequence ATGAGTAGATCGTTAAGAAAGGGTCCTTTTGTTGATCACAGTCTGATAAAAAAAGTACGTGCTATGAACTTATTGGAGAAAAAAACTCCAATTAAAACCTGGTCTCGTCGTTCTATGATTACCCCTGAAATGATAGGCCATACATTTGAAGTTCATAACGGGAAAAAGTTTCTAACAGTGTTTGTTTCGGAAACTATGGTAGGACACAAGTTGGGAGAATTTTCACCAACAAGAATATTTAAAAGTCATCCCGTGAAGAAAGGGTAA
- a CDS encoding 50S ribosomal protein L23 encodes MKDPYDVIKRHYVTEKAKTLEGLSLGNGEGKKKGSYCKHPKYTFIVDSNATKPLIAQALESIYADKKVKVKSVNTICVKPQPARMFRGKRKGKTAGFKKAVVTFYEGHSIG; translated from the coding sequence ATGAAAGATCCTTATGATGTAATCAAACGGCATTATGTAACCGAGAAGGCTAAAACACTAGAAGGTTTGAGTCTTGGGAATGGTGAGGGCAAAAAGAAAGGTAGTTACTGTAAGCATCCAAAGTATACATTTATCGTGGATAGCAACGCTACTAAGCCTTTAATTGCTCAAGCTTTAGAATCTATTTATGCGGATAAAAAAGTAAAAGTTAAAAGTGTAAACACGATATGTGTGAAGCCCCAGCCAGCCCGAATGTTTCGCGGAAAGCGAAAAGGAAAGACTGCTGGATTTAAGAAGGCAGTTGTGACTTTCTATGAAGGCCATTCTATCGGGTAA